A window from Marinagarivorans cellulosilyticus encodes these proteins:
- a CDS encoding tryptophan halogenase family protein, which translates to MQTDSTKPLRVVIAGGGTAGWLAASALSQQMGGLVDITLVESSEIGTVGVGEATIPPMKTFHRLLRINEQEFMKATHATFKLGIQFENWKNGHDTYFHSFGETGKQTLITEFIHFWQRGKALGFSKEFSDYCIEFRAAMENRMSTVSDTTINHAYHLDAGLYATFLAQIAKAGGVKRVDGKIAQVQQDSSTGNITTLLLDSGEAVHGDFFIDCTGFKGLLIEKTLRTGFEDWSHWLPCDSAIAVQTESSGAPSPYTRSIAHSAGWRWRIPLQHRVGNGIVFSRDYLSEDEATDSLLKSVDGKLITSPKVIHFRTGKRRKSWNKNCVAVGLSSGFLEPLESTSIHLVMTAVTRILQLFPHGNIQQSVIDEYNVQADSEMEKIRDFIILHYKATEREDSKFWQYCKNMDVPEELAHRIRLFRQAGKSYQTEGELFRLDSWTQVMLGQGIEPEKFHPIVMAMRPQELKQFLNSVENHVSRTVEKLPMHDQFLKQYCDIHVPITC; encoded by the coding sequence ATGCAAACTGATAGCACTAAACCTCTAAGGGTCGTTATAGCTGGCGGCGGTACAGCCGGTTGGCTAGCGGCATCTGCGCTATCACAGCAGATGGGTGGCTTAGTTGATATTACCTTAGTTGAATCGTCAGAAATCGGCACAGTTGGTGTAGGCGAAGCTACCATCCCCCCAATGAAAACTTTTCATAGACTATTGCGTATTAACGAACAAGAGTTTATGAAAGCAACACATGCAACCTTTAAACTGGGAATACAATTCGAAAACTGGAAAAACGGGCATGATACTTATTTTCACTCATTCGGTGAAACCGGTAAACAAACGCTAATCACCGAATTTATCCACTTCTGGCAGCGCGGCAAAGCACTCGGATTTTCCAAGGAGTTTAGTGATTATTGCATCGAATTTAGAGCCGCCATGGAAAATCGGATGTCTACGGTAAGCGATACCACAATCAATCATGCATATCACTTGGACGCGGGGCTTTATGCCACTTTTTTGGCTCAAATTGCTAAGGCCGGTGGAGTCAAAAGAGTAGATGGAAAGATAGCCCAAGTGCAACAGGACAGTTCTACCGGAAATATAACCACTTTACTCCTCGATTCGGGTGAAGCAGTTCACGGCGACTTCTTTATTGACTGCACTGGCTTCAAAGGGCTATTGATCGAGAAAACACTGCGCACTGGGTTTGAAGACTGGAGCCACTGGTTACCCTGTGATAGTGCCATTGCTGTACAAACTGAATCGTCAGGCGCACCTTCCCCTTATACGCGCTCGATTGCACACAGTGCTGGCTGGCGCTGGCGGATTCCACTACAGCACCGTGTTGGCAACGGCATTGTTTTCAGCCGCGATTATCTCTCCGAAGATGAAGCGACTGATTCTCTATTAAAGTCAGTAGATGGCAAACTCATCACTTCACCTAAAGTGATTCATTTCAGGACTGGCAAGCGCCGTAAGAGTTGGAATAAGAACTGTGTTGCTGTCGGCTTATCATCAGGCTTTTTGGAACCGCTTGAGTCAACCAGTATTCACTTGGTGATGACTGCCGTCACTCGTATTTTGCAATTATTCCCTCATGGCAACATTCAGCAGTCCGTTATCGATGAATATAACGTTCAAGCCGATAGCGAAATGGAAAAAATTCGGGATTTCATCATCTTGCACTATAAAGCAACCGAACGTGAAGATAGCAAGTTTTGGCAATACTGCAAAAACATGGACGTGCCAGAAGAGCTCGCCCATCGAATACGGCTATTTCGCCAAGCAGGCAAGTCGTATCAAACGGAAGGTGAATTGTTCAGGCTCGATTCATGGACACAAGTAATGCTAGGGCAGGGGATTGAACCAGAAAAGTTTCACCCCATAGTGATGGCAATGCGACCTCAAGAGCTGAAACAGTTTTTAAATAGCGTTGAAAACCATGTCTCACGAACGGTAGAAAAACTCCCCATGCATGATCAGTTCCTGAAGCAATATTGCGACATTCATGTCCCTATAACTTGCTAA
- a CDS encoding SapC family protein, translating to MARNELLDNITHKDLKVNPIYSSDLGDNVGSTITFVTEFSDVQKEYPILFRKDPPSNQYQAVVLLGLQQDENLFLQVQEQSLQQNNPGWQAHYVPAAIARGPFMIGFQARQENGQEVVSPMVHVDMEHPKISTTQGVNVFLAQGGNSPYLEHISHLLNVVRDGVELNKRMFAVFEKYELIEPVAINVDLENSHKLKLKGFYTVNIERLTALDGDALKELSKTGFLQAAYFAISSLSNIKLLIAMKNAKNRA from the coding sequence ATGGCACGAAATGAATTACTGGATAACATCACACATAAAGATTTGAAGGTGAACCCCATCTACTCAAGTGATCTTGGCGATAACGTTGGTAGCACTATTACCTTTGTTACCGAGTTCTCTGACGTTCAGAAGGAATACCCCATCTTATTTCGAAAAGACCCGCCCTCGAACCAATATCAGGCGGTCGTACTTCTGGGGCTGCAGCAAGATGAAAACCTTTTTCTACAGGTCCAAGAACAGTCCCTGCAACAAAACAACCCTGGCTGGCAAGCACACTATGTGCCCGCAGCCATTGCGCGCGGCCCTTTCATGATTGGCTTTCAGGCTCGACAAGAAAATGGTCAAGAAGTTGTTTCGCCAATGGTGCATGTGGATATGGAGCACCCAAAAATCTCGACCACACAAGGCGTTAATGTGTTTTTGGCGCAAGGTGGTAACAGCCCTTACCTTGAGCATATTAGCCACTTACTTAACGTTGTCCGTGACGGTGTTGAACTGAATAAGCGTATGTTTGCCGTATTCGAAAAATACGAATTAATCGAACCGGTTGCAATCAACGTAGATCTTGAGAACTCACATAAACTAAAACTGAAGGGGTTTTATACCGTTAATATCGAGCGACTTACTGCTCTCGATGGCGATGCCTTGAAAGAACTATCGAAAACAGGATTTTTACAAGCGGCTTATTTTGCAATCTCATCACTATCGAATATTAAACTCTTAATCGCGATGAAGAACGCAAAAAATAGGGCTTAG
- a CDS encoding cupin-like domain-containing protein, whose translation MLDIKRKTKVVHGINPSTIPTEIIQLNEPVIIKQLVKDWPLVKASRKSDRAVIDYLNRFYNGRPTVVCKLKPEAKGRLFYDDSLSQLDYSSYRGRIDETLEAIYQGFQEDCPHDYYIASNIISTHLPRLRDENDIQVPRQVDDGVDPETVSIWLGSSTVASCHYDALDNIACCVAGKRRFTLFPPDQIDNLYPGPLEPTPGGQVVSLVDFDNPDFEQFPKFRDAINTAQVAELEPGDALFLPSMWWHHVQSLAPFNVLVNYWWNDAPRYMTSGMNALYAAMLGIRDKPKHEREAWKHVFDYYIFNGANNATSQIPSEAQGLLGNLDELSARKLRALLINKLNR comes from the coding sequence GTGTTAGATATTAAGCGTAAAACTAAGGTGGTTCACGGCATTAACCCAAGCACTATCCCCACTGAAATCATTCAATTAAATGAGCCTGTAATTATTAAACAGCTGGTTAAAGACTGGCCACTGGTAAAAGCTTCTCGCAAATCTGACCGTGCAGTCATCGATTATCTGAATCGTTTTTACAACGGCCGACCAACCGTTGTCTGTAAGCTCAAGCCCGAAGCAAAAGGGCGATTGTTTTATGATGATAGTTTGAGCCAGCTTGACTACTCAAGTTACAGAGGAAGAATCGATGAGACACTAGAGGCTATTTACCAAGGGTTTCAGGAAGACTGCCCTCATGACTACTATATCGCGTCAAACATAATTAGCACTCATCTACCTAGGCTTAGAGACGAAAATGATATCCAAGTACCTAGACAAGTTGACGATGGAGTTGACCCCGAAACCGTTAGTATTTGGCTCGGCTCCAGCACCGTCGCAAGCTGCCATTACGATGCTCTCGATAATATAGCTTGCTGCGTTGCTGGTAAGCGGCGTTTTACCTTATTCCCACCCGATCAAATTGACAATTTGTATCCAGGGCCACTAGAACCCACGCCTGGTGGGCAGGTGGTTAGCCTTGTAGACTTTGATAACCCTGATTTCGAACAGTTCCCGAAGTTTAGAGACGCCATCAATACTGCTCAAGTTGCAGAACTCGAGCCAGGGGATGCTCTTTTTTTACCCAGCATGTGGTGGCATCACGTACAATCGCTAGCGCCTTTTAATGTTTTGGTTAATTACTGGTGGAATGATGCCCCGCGTTACATGACTTCGGGTATGAATGCACTTTATGCCGCTATGCTAGGTATTCGAGACAAGCCTAAACACGAGCGGGAAGCGTGGAAGCACGTATTTGACTATTACATCTTTAATGGCGCGAACAATGCCACATCCCAAATTCCTAGCGAAGCTCAAGGCTTATTAGGGAATTTAGACGAATTAAGTGCTCGCAAACTCAGAGCTTTATTAATCAATAAATTAAACCGGTAA
- a CDS encoding MFS transporter: MQQPTEKLSVIEKIGYSLGDLAANLIFQTLMTFITFFYTDVYNIPPAKAAVIIFTGGMIGAFFNPLIGILADRTNTRWGKFRPWILFTSVPFGVIALMAFSTPDFGEQGKIIYAFITYVLLLFVYSANNLPYAALSGVLTGNMQERNSVSSYRFVAVMVAQFIIQALLLPIVLIMGDGDKAVGFSRAMTMFSIVGVVFFLITFITTKERITTVAAKSSKVTDDLKDLITNVPWLIILLVTTAVFTGLALKGGLYIYYFENYLDEAALAAFLDSSGFNASMAALNSSLTSMGLTEFAWPEDAPTSGFSVFNASGIILMIVGIGFSKFFADKFGKRNVFGIALFLATAAQCYFYFIPSDSIAPVFITQILHGFLYGITIPLLWTMIADVADYSEWKTFRRATAITFAAMIFGLKVGLSLGGALVGFMLDNFDYDVGLVTQTLATQEGIKLSMSFFAGIPFFIASGLMLFYCINKQMENDIEKSLADRRMAAAA, translated from the coding sequence ATGCAACAGCCAACAGAAAAATTATCCGTTATTGAAAAAATTGGGTATAGCTTAGGCGACTTAGCTGCCAACCTGATCTTTCAGACTTTGATGACTTTCATCACCTTTTTCTATACCGATGTTTACAACATTCCACCAGCTAAGGCGGCCGTCATTATTTTTACTGGCGGTATGATCGGTGCATTTTTTAACCCCCTTATTGGTATTTTGGCCGATAGAACAAATACGCGTTGGGGGAAATTTAGACCCTGGATTTTATTTACTTCTGTCCCATTTGGTGTAATTGCCTTAATGGCGTTCAGCACACCCGACTTTGGCGAGCAAGGCAAAATCATCTACGCCTTTATTACTTATGTGCTGCTGCTGTTTGTTTACTCTGCCAATAACTTACCATATGCCGCGCTCAGTGGCGTGCTCACCGGCAATATGCAAGAGCGCAACAGCGTTTCGTCTTATCGTTTTGTCGCCGTTATGGTTGCACAGTTTATTATTCAGGCCTTGCTTCTGCCCATTGTATTGATCATGGGCGATGGCGATAAAGCCGTAGGCTTTAGCCGAGCCATGACTATGTTCTCTATCGTTGGCGTTGTTTTTTTCCTCATTACGTTTATCACCACAAAAGAGCGCATTACTACTGTTGCGGCCAAGTCTTCTAAGGTTACAGATGACCTGAAAGACCTGATCACCAACGTACCTTGGCTAATTATTTTGCTGGTAACAACAGCTGTATTTACCGGGCTAGCGCTGAAGGGCGGCTTGTATATTTATTATTTTGAAAACTATTTAGACGAAGCCGCTTTAGCAGCCTTTTTAGACAGCTCAGGCTTTAACGCGTCGATGGCAGCACTTAATAGCAGCCTCACCTCTATGGGCCTTACTGAATTCGCCTGGCCAGAAGACGCGCCCACTTCAGGCTTTAGTGTATTTAATGCCTCAGGCATTATTCTAATGATCGTGGGTATTGGCTTCTCTAAGTTCTTTGCCGACAAGTTTGGCAAGCGTAATGTCTTTGGTATCGCACTGTTCTTAGCCACTGCGGCCCAATGCTATTTTTACTTCATTCCCAGCGATAGCATCGCCCCTGTGTTTATTACCCAAATTTTGCACGGATTTCTCTACGGTATCACCATTCCTTTGCTGTGGACTATGATTGCAGATGTTGCCGATTATTCTGAATGGAAAACCTTCCGCCGCGCCACTGCCATTACCTTTGCCGCCATGATTTTTGGTTTAAAGGTGGGCTTAAGCCTAGGTGGCGCATTAGTCGGATTTATGCTGGATAACTTTGACTACGATGTCGGCTTAGTTACGCAAACGCTGGCCACGCAAGAAGGCATTAAATTATCGATGAGCTTCTTTGCAGGCATACCGTTCTTTATTGCTAGCGGCTTAATGCTGTTTTATTGCATTAATAAGCAAATGGAAAACGACATCGAAAAATCATTGGCAGATCGTCGCATGGCGGCCGCTGCCTAA
- a CDS encoding glycoside hydrolase family 43 protein: MSHSTEQECWQVLPENADPISQPLVKHQYSADPSAHVFEGRVYIYPSHDIDAGIPFNDNGDHFAMCDYHVFSMDEAALNKLSSTDVQSAVIDHGMALHVDDVPWAERQMWAPDAAHKNGTYYFYFPARNYEGKFQIGVATAKTPHGPFTAEPLPIENSYSIDPAVFQDDDDYYMYFGGLWGGQLQEYRNNSFDEKHCEPAAGETALNPIVAKLADDMKSFAEEPKELVILDNNGEPFKADDERRFFEAAWMHKHNGIYYFSYSTGNHHTICYATSNSPYGPFTYGGCILEPVLGWTTHHSICEMNGKSFLFYHDSTLSEGVTHLRSIKATPISYDENGKIITIKPYNV; encoded by the coding sequence ATGAGTCACTCTACTGAACAAGAATGCTGGCAAGTTCTCCCGGAAAATGCCGACCCTATTTCGCAACCTTTAGTCAAACATCAATACAGCGCAGACCCGTCTGCGCATGTTTTTGAAGGCCGGGTATACATTTACCCCTCACACGATATTGATGCTGGAATTCCATTTAACGATAATGGCGATCACTTCGCTATGTGTGATTACCATGTATTTTCCATGGACGAAGCGGCTTTGAACAAGCTTTCCAGCACAGATGTGCAAAGCGCGGTTATAGACCACGGGATGGCATTACATGTTGATGATGTTCCCTGGGCAGAGCGCCAAATGTGGGCACCCGATGCCGCACATAAAAACGGCACCTATTATTTTTACTTTCCCGCCAGGAACTATGAAGGCAAGTTTCAAATTGGTGTTGCAACCGCAAAAACCCCACATGGCCCTTTTACAGCAGAGCCACTCCCTATAGAGAATTCTTACTCTATTGACCCCGCAGTATTTCAAGACGATGACGATTATTACATGTACTTTGGCGGGCTTTGGGGCGGCCAGTTACAAGAATATAGAAACAACAGCTTTGATGAAAAGCACTGCGAACCAGCTGCAGGAGAAACCGCTTTAAATCCTATTGTCGCTAAACTGGCAGACGATATGAAAAGCTTTGCTGAAGAACCAAAAGAACTGGTTATTCTTGATAATAACGGCGAGCCTTTTAAAGCTGATGACGAGCGCCGCTTTTTTGAAGCCGCTTGGATGCATAAACACAACGGCATTTATTACTTCTCTTATTCAACTGGGAACCACCACACCATTTGTTATGCCACTAGCAACTCGCCGTACGGCCCCTTCACATATGGAGGGTGCATTTTAGAGCCGGTACTGGGCTGGACAACTCATCACTCTATTTGTGAAATGAACGGCAAGTCTTTTCTCTTTTACCACGACAGTACACTGTCTGAAGGCGTAACCCATTTAAGGTCCATTAAGGCAACGCCTATTTCTTATGATGAAAACGGAAAGATCATCACCATAAAGCCTTACAACGTTTAA
- a CDS encoding aldose 1-epimerase encodes MDRNPFSNQPVASDNFEVLQFSTNTGLSLIEIIPSLGGAINRLQLTNEKSRQEEVICPISPEEFANGNPYYKGVLLFPFVNRLDNGKYSYAGKSYQFVLNEPALRNRLHGFLFNLAVNVNATYPAPNETRITLQYSYTGNLEAYPFPMEIEVEYCLHDTNGLKVTFNITNRHQSNAPLAIGWHPYFTLRGSLANWQMQLPTVRHISVDKRLLPTGHKYHYEHFNKLNAIGNKNLDHCFQLDLNQEVKNSIASSYLWSEEYQHGLEIWQQVGINAFNYLQVCIPPTRDCVAIEPVSANINAFNNGEGLTHLEPNKTFTQQCGVRLISKKPKK; translated from the coding sequence ATGGATCGAAACCCGTTCAGTAATCAGCCGGTTGCTTCGGATAATTTTGAGGTTTTGCAGTTTTCTACCAATACAGGCCTAAGCCTTATTGAAATTATTCCATCACTCGGTGGCGCAATAAACCGCCTGCAACTGACAAATGAAAAATCACGCCAAGAAGAAGTTATATGCCCCATTAGCCCCGAAGAATTTGCTAATGGCAACCCTTATTACAAAGGTGTTTTATTGTTTCCTTTCGTCAACCGATTGGACAACGGAAAATACAGTTATGCGGGAAAAAGCTACCAATTCGTTTTAAATGAACCCGCCTTGCGTAATCGCTTACACGGATTTTTATTTAACCTCGCCGTCAATGTAAATGCGACTTACCCAGCCCCCAACGAAACTCGAATTACCCTTCAATATTCATATACAGGAAACCTAGAAGCTTACCCATTTCCAATGGAAATTGAGGTCGAGTACTGCCTCCATGATACCAATGGTTTAAAAGTGACATTTAATATCACTAATCGTCACCAGAGCAACGCTCCACTCGCCATTGGGTGGCACCCTTATTTTACTTTACGTGGTAGCCTCGCTAACTGGCAGATGCAATTGCCGACTGTTCGACATATTTCAGTCGACAAACGCTTGTTACCAACTGGACATAAATATCATTATGAGCACTTCAATAAACTCAATGCTATTGGCAATAAAAACCTTGATCACTGTTTTCAACTAGACCTAAATCAAGAGGTTAAAAATAGCATAGCTTCGAGTTATTTATGGTCGGAAGAATATCAACACGGTTTAGAGATATGGCAACAAGTGGGAATTAATGCATTCAACTATTTACAGGTATGCATTCCACCAACACGCGATTGTGTTGCGATAGAACCTGTTAGTGCAAATATTAACGCTTTTAATAATGGGGAAGGCTTAACCCACCTCGAACCTAACAAAACGTTTACGCAGCAATGCGGGGTCCGATTAATTTCAAAAAAGCCAAAAAAATAA
- a CDS encoding TonB-dependent receptor, producing MQNTNRFKCKPLSAAIAASVLTLSSQSLMAQDAAPVEEVLVTGIRASLQNAMDIKRDSAGVVDAISAEDIGKFPDTNLAESLQRITGVSINRNNGEGSQITVRGWGPDFNMVTLNGRTMPVGSAYGGGSGADQTTRGGASRAFDFANIASEGVSGVEVYKTGKANITTGGIGATVNVLTARPLNTPGLNASVGGKLVHDTTNRTGDDVTPELSGIFSWTDDDAKFGVGLSASYQERDSGYTGATVNDWDVNEWGLIGGQSDFNEPYDSDVFVNAPDNGQLYTRPYDIRYTFSDRERIRTNAQLTLQYAPTDAITATVDYTFAQNEQSEHRGEVTNWVQRSPFLETVEFDNQAIATPVVITELYNQDPENSPTVRDIGYSQYYRSQEDTLDSLGLNVEWEVNDNLTLAFDVHDSTMESVPTGPGYAGEVDVGVGAPIKTGKTLYYGSDLPYWTWDTDDSIVSNGDGIIDENDLSSTVLRIWSAEQVSDVTQFKFDGMWEFDEGRFDFGIERREMSSNTTSYNGNNQQVLGGWGAAAPGEFPDGSFEPFNLVGEYSDFNTGSAPATGFRADARDLAAFLVSEYGAYVGVENNGGNTASSDTIEEDTLAAYFQVGFDGQIGNFQVNVLTGLRYEATDQTSISNTPPLARFVWQSDNDFAQESVPVDATISENDYDVLLPNLDVQVNFTDDIVARFSTSQTIARAGLASLTSAVNGFGVGGSTLLASTPRANANNPFLKPLMSTNYDLSFEWYFDDTSMASVGFFQKRVDNFVGNEDSIRTFEVRNQTAGPRAQAALLALQDGGWEVSDPALYAMISILDNPTDFPNGADDYDGTVGQQSALGEGCTTADCFIYPRDDDPLMEFEVTTPVNDDEQRKVSGMELAVQHFFGDTGFGVMANYTIVSGNTEFDVFSLEEQYALEGLSDTANMVLMYENYGVQARLAYNWRDDYLNRQNVGSGNNPGFIEDHSQFDLNVSYDITDNLSVSFEGLNITGEDRREYARNKAMLWGLEDLGARYQIGARYKF from the coding sequence ATGCAAAATACAAATCGTTTTAAGTGTAAGCCACTCAGTGCTGCTATTGCAGCATCGGTGCTAACACTTTCTAGTCAATCACTAATGGCACAAGACGCCGCACCTGTTGAAGAGGTGTTGGTTACGGGGATTCGGGCATCATTACAAAATGCCATGGATATTAAGCGTGACTCGGCTGGTGTTGTTGATGCAATTAGTGCGGAGGATATTGGTAAATTTCCAGATACCAACTTGGCAGAATCACTACAACGTATTACCGGTGTTTCTATTAACAGAAACAACGGTGAAGGTTCGCAAATCACCGTTCGTGGTTGGGGTCCTGATTTCAACATGGTTACCTTAAACGGTCGTACTATGCCTGTAGGTAGTGCGTACGGCGGCGGCTCTGGCGCTGACCAAACCACTCGCGGCGGTGCTTCGCGTGCATTCGATTTCGCCAACATTGCCTCAGAAGGCGTTTCTGGCGTAGAAGTTTATAAAACAGGTAAAGCAAACATCACCACCGGTGGTATTGGTGCGACAGTAAATGTTTTGACCGCGAGGCCTTTGAATACGCCGGGATTGAATGCATCTGTCGGCGGCAAGTTAGTCCACGACACGACAAACCGCACAGGCGATGACGTCACACCAGAGCTCTCAGGCATTTTCAGTTGGACTGATGATGATGCTAAATTTGGTGTTGGCTTAAGTGCTAGCTACCAAGAGCGTGACTCAGGTTATACTGGGGCCACTGTTAACGATTGGGATGTTAATGAGTGGGGCTTGATTGGCGGGCAGTCTGATTTTAATGAGCCCTATGATTCAGATGTATTCGTCAACGCACCTGATAATGGACAGTTGTACACACGCCCTTACGATATTCGTTACACGTTTTCTGACCGTGAGCGTATCCGTACTAACGCGCAGTTAACTTTACAATACGCACCGACTGATGCAATTACTGCGACCGTTGACTATACCTTTGCCCAAAATGAGCAAAGCGAGCATCGTGGTGAAGTAACAAACTGGGTGCAACGATCTCCCTTCCTCGAGACCGTAGAATTCGATAATCAAGCTATCGCTACACCGGTAGTAATTACCGAATTGTACAATCAAGACCCAGAAAATAGCCCAACAGTCAGAGACATTGGTTATTCACAATATTATCGTTCTCAGGAAGATACGCTTGATTCGTTAGGCTTGAATGTAGAGTGGGAAGTTAATGATAACTTAACACTTGCGTTTGATGTTCACGACTCAACAATGGAAAGTGTGCCAACAGGCCCCGGTTATGCTGGTGAGGTTGACGTGGGTGTAGGCGCACCAATCAAAACCGGTAAAACCTTGTACTATGGTAGTGACTTACCTTACTGGACTTGGGATACAGACGACAGCATCGTTTCTAACGGCGATGGAATCATCGATGAGAACGACTTGAGCTCGACCGTATTGCGCATTTGGTCTGCTGAGCAAGTCTCTGATGTAACTCAGTTTAAATTTGACGGAATGTGGGAGTTTGATGAGGGCCGGTTTGACTTCGGTATAGAGCGTCGCGAAATGTCATCGAATACCACCAGTTACAATGGTAATAACCAGCAAGTATTGGGTGGTTGGGGCGCTGCCGCACCAGGTGAATTCCCAGACGGTTCTTTCGAGCCATTCAACTTGGTTGGCGAGTATTCCGACTTTAATACTGGCTCAGCCCCTGCAACTGGTTTCCGCGCAGACGCGAGAGATTTGGCAGCCTTTTTGGTTAGCGAGTACGGTGCTTATGTCGGCGTAGAAAACAATGGTGGTAATACTGCTTCTAGCGATACCATCGAAGAAGATACGCTTGCAGCCTACTTCCAAGTGGGTTTTGATGGCCAAATTGGCAACTTCCAAGTCAATGTCTTGACCGGTTTACGTTATGAAGCAACCGATCAAACATCTATCTCAAATACGCCACCGTTGGCGAGATTTGTTTGGCAGTCCGATAACGACTTTGCTCAAGAGTCAGTGCCCGTCGATGCAACCATCTCTGAGAACGATTACGACGTGCTGCTGCCGAACTTAGATGTTCAAGTAAACTTTACCGATGACATCGTTGCTCGCTTCTCAACAAGCCAAACAATCGCACGTGCAGGGTTGGCTAGCTTGACATCGGCCGTTAACGGCTTTGGTGTCGGCGGTAGTACCTTGCTCGCTTCAACGCCACGAGCTAATGCCAATAACCCCTTCCTGAAGCCCCTCATGTCAACGAACTATGACTTGTCTTTTGAGTGGTACTTTGACGATACAAGTATGGCGTCTGTTGGATTTTTCCAAAAGCGCGTTGATAACTTCGTTGGCAACGAGGATTCCATTAGAACTTTTGAGGTTCGGAACCAAACAGCCGGTCCAAGGGCTCAAGCTGCACTTCTGGCACTCCAAGACGGCGGTTGGGAGGTTAGTGACCCAGCGCTATATGCAATGATATCAATCCTTGATAACCCAACGGATTTCCCTAACGGCGCTGATGACTATGATGGGACTGTAGGGCAGCAAAGTGCACTTGGTGAAGGTTGTACGACTGCTGATTGCTTTATTTACCCTCGAGACGACGATCCATTAATGGAGTTTGAAGTGACTACTCCTGTCAATGATGACGAGCAGCGTAAAGTCTCAGGTATGGAGCTGGCCGTTCAACACTTCTTTGGCGACACGGGCTTCGGCGTGATGGCTAACTACACCATTGTAAGTGGCAACACTGAGTTTGATGTATTTAGCCTTGAGGAACAGTATGCTCTGGAAGGTTTGAGTGATACCGCCAACATGGTATTGATGTACGAAAATTATGGTGTACAAGCGCGTTTAGCCTACAACTGGCGTGATGATTACTTGAACCGTCAAAACGTTGGTTCAGGTAATAACCCAGGTTTTATCGAAGATCACTCGCAATTTGATTTGAACGTGTCTTACGATATTACTGACAACCTTTCTGTGTCTTTCGAAGGGCTAAACATTACTGGCGAAGATCGTCGCGAATACGCTCGTAACAAAGCCATGCTGTGGGGCTTAGAGGACTTGGGTGCTCGCTATCAAATCGGTGCTCGCTACAAGTTCTAA